The following are from one region of the Parcubacteria group bacterium genome:
- a CDS encoding DUF2103 domain-containing protein, protein MAKNHRQGGKMGGRHTTVIDAAQKIVDLAQKMPEVKKVVAGYITSGIRGGKQHVKIEGMVGGLLLKVRGSTCIQEVRVYSKNIKETQGKIERELS, encoded by the coding sequence ATGGCCAAAAATCATCGTCAAGGAGGTAAAATGGGTGGCAGACACACAACCGTGATCGATGCTGCCCAGAAAATAGTTGACCTAGCTCAAAAGATGCCAGAAGTGAAAAAGGTGGTGGCTGGATATATAACCTCAGGCATCAGAGGGGGAAAACAACACGTCAAAATTGAAGGGATGGTTGGTGGACTTCTACTGAAAGTCAGAGGAAGCACCTGTATCCAAGAAGTTCGTGTTTATTCCAAAAATATCAAAGAAACTCAAGGGAAAATTGAACGTGAACTTTCATAA
- a CDS encoding NUDIX hydrolase — MPTKVEKWEELSREIAFQKYSRKIEKVMYKMPDGKESDFYLKKEGPATGILAITKDQQIILVRQFRPGPNEILNELPGGYVDANETPEQAGERELLEETGYKGRARLVATAFDCAYSTMNRYCVVVTDCEKVAEQNLGKNEFAEVVLVSLQKFRELLKSGKNTDIEVGYIGLDYLGLL; from the coding sequence ATGCCAACCAAAGTCGAAAAATGGGAAGAGCTGTCTAGAGAAATAGCCTTCCAGAAATACAGCCGAAAAATTGAAAAAGTGATGTATAAAATGCCTGATGGCAAGGAAAGTGATTTTTATTTAAAGAAAGAAGGTCCAGCTACCGGAATTTTAGCCATAACGAAAGACCAGCAAATAATTCTTGTCAGGCAATTTCGTCCCGGTCCAAATGAAATTTTAAACGAGCTTCCTGGTGGATATGTCGACGCAAATGAGACTCCAGAGCAAGCCGGGGAAAGAGAGCTCCTCGAAGAGACTGGCTATAAGGGTAGGGCTAGGCTGGTGGCTACAGCTTTTGATTGCGCTTATTCCACAATGAACAGATATTGCGTTGTTGTAACCGATTGCGAAAAAGTGGCAGAGCAAAATTTGGGTAAAAATGAATTTGCGGAGGTGGTGTTGGTGTCCCTGCAAAAATTTCGAGAATTACTTAAGAGTGGAAAGAATACTGATATCGAGGTGGGATATATTGGGCTTGACTATCTCGGATTGCTCTAG
- a CDS encoding S66 peptidase family protein → MLPRKLKPGDTVAIVSPSWGGPSVFPHVYENGLKILTNWGLKIKEYPTARADADYLRKNPEVRAKDINDAFSDPEVKAIFTSIGGDDSVRILPYLNKEIIKNNPKILLGFSDTTTIHAFCNQLELVTFYGPSIMAGFSQMKNLSESFERHVKEMLFEPRATYAYSPYGEYADGYLDWSDENNLGKTKEFKKDDGWKFLQGKGIVRGELFGGCIEVLEMMKGTQFWPKSEFWDGKILILETSEEKPTIHEIDHELRNYGMQGIFDRINGIVFGRARDYSAEEKLELEKRIITIVKDEFGRADLPIITNMDFGHTDPQFVLPLGANAEIDCENKRFGIIEPWLI, encoded by the coding sequence ATGCTTCCACGAAAACTAAAACCAGGCGACACGGTCGCAATTGTTTCTCCTTCTTGGGGTGGCCCAAGCGTCTTTCCGCATGTCTATGAAAATGGACTGAAAATTCTTACGAACTGGGGGCTGAAAATTAAAGAATATCCAACTGCTCGAGCGGATGCTGATTATCTACGCAAAAATCCAGAAGTTCGCGCGAAAGATATCAATGATGCTTTTTCTGATCCAGAAGTAAAAGCTATTTTTACTTCAATCGGAGGAGATGACTCAGTACGGATCTTGCCCTATCTCAATAAGGAAATTATCAAAAACAATCCAAAGATACTTTTGGGTTTTTCTGACACAACAACAATTCACGCATTTTGCAATCAATTGGAGCTGGTTACTTTCTATGGCCCATCAATTATGGCGGGTTTTTCGCAGATGAAAAATTTATCGGAAAGTTTTGAGCGTCATGTTAAAGAAATGCTATTTGAACCAAGAGCTACTTATGCATATAGTCCTTATGGAGAATATGCTGATGGTTATTTGGATTGGAGTGATGAAAATAATCTTGGAAAAACAAAGGAATTCAAAAAAGATGATGGTTGGAAATTTTTGCAAGGAAAGGGGATTGTGAGAGGCGAATTATTTGGTGGTTGCATCGAAGTTTTGGAAATGATGAAGGGCACCCAATTTTGGCCAAAATCGGAATTTTGGGACGGCAAGATCTTAATCCTGGAAACATCAGAAGAAAAACCAACAATACATGAAATAGATCACGAGCTTAGAAATTACGGAATGCAAGGAATATTTGATCGAATCAATGGAATTGTTTTTGGTCGAGCGCGAGATTATTCTGCGGAAGAAAAACTAGAGCTGGAGAAAAGAATCATCACTATTGTCAAGGATGAATTCGGCCGAGCAGATTTGCCAATCATAACCAATATGGACTTTGGTCACACTGATCCACAATTCGTTTTGCCACTGGGCGCCAACGCGGAGATTGATTGTGAGAATAAAAGATTTGGGATAATAGAGCCATGGCTTATTTAA
- a CDS encoding aminotransferase class I/II-fold pyridoxal phosphate-dependent enzyme, with product MINCRKHVNNIVRKNQDFLTRLDRVRLGMNEYIPSMPKPLFKKIIKGFSAEMASAYPEVNRAYDALSQYLKQPNEKLILSNGADGAMKMILETFCDPGDVIATVAPTFEMYKIHSQELDCKLIEVYCGNEGKCSDDVLSQLISPEVKVALIANPNGATGYIFTIDRLREFIKKTERLNILVVIDEVYADFGCIDASSLVDEFSNVIIIRSFSKNVGMAGLRIGYILTAERLARMIGKFKPFREITSLAARAVEVVCSDGKFLRTSVKKIINARKKFANNLRKLELDVIEGGGNFILVDFGKYREAVVKIFVNNNIEFKETPNPLARYIRLTVGLGGVMDQVVDMIRVGLDSENIGV from the coding sequence ATGATTAATTGCAGAAAACACGTAAATAATATTGTACGTAAAAATCAAGATTTTCTTACTAGACTGGATAGGGTTCGATTAGGAATGAATGAATATATTCCTTCCATGCCAAAACCCTTATTCAAGAAAATAATAAAAGGATTTTCGGCGGAGATGGCTAGTGCTTATCCTGAAGTTAATAGAGCGTATGACGCATTGTCTCAATATTTAAAACAGCCTAATGAAAAATTGATATTGTCAAATGGAGCTGACGGTGCAATGAAAATGATACTAGAGACATTTTGTGATCCCGGCGATGTCATTGCAACTGTTGCTCCGACGTTTGAAATGTATAAAATACATTCACAGGAACTAGATTGTAAGTTGATTGAAGTTTATTGTGGCAATGAAGGAAAATGCTCTGATGATGTCTTGTCTCAATTAATTTCACCTGAAGTGAAAGTAGCTCTTATTGCTAATCCAAATGGTGCTACGGGTTACATCTTTACTATTGATAGGCTACGAGAGTTTATCAAAAAAACCGAAAGATTAAATATCTTGGTGGTAATCGATGAGGTATATGCTGATTTTGGGTGTATTGATGCTTCTTCATTGGTCGATGAATTTTCAAATGTTATTATTATACGTAGCTTTTCCAAAAATGTTGGGATGGCTGGTCTGAGAATCGGATATATATTAACCGCAGAAAGATTAGCTAGAATGATAGGAAAATTTAAACCATTCAGAGAAATAACTTCGCTGGCGGCAAGAGCAGTTGAAGTGGTTTGTTCTGATGGTAAATTTTTGAGAACTTCTGTTAAAAAAATAATAAATGCGAGAAAAAAGTTCGCTAATAATTTAAGAAAGTTAGAATTAGATGTAATTGAGGGTGGTGGCAATTTTATTTTAGTCGATTTTGGTAAGTATAGAGAAGCAGTAGTAAAAATTTTTGTGAACAATAATATAGAGTTTAAAGAAACGCCAAATCCATTAGCAAGATACATCAGATTAACTGTTGGATTAGGTGGTGTAATGGATCAGGTTGTGGATATGATAAGGGTGGGATTGGATAGCGAAAATATCGGAGTATAA